A genome region from Microcella alkaliphila includes the following:
- a CDS encoding GAF domain-containing protein — translation MSAASAERDAVPVYRAPMRSRSASIPDDGAAVRRALTIGVVGIGDRIDNGDAGQRERLARRVDRFASAPDGAFVITLDARGDVYLGRLAGPYARDDSAEAHAVDLVHVRPCDWRSTPLGDDERPAAVVQTLQRGGRNWQRVRDDDAGAHLSTVWAASGRR, via the coding sequence GTGAGCGCGGCCTCGGCCGAGCGCGATGCAGTGCCCGTGTACCGGGCGCCCATGCGGTCACGCTCGGCGAGCATCCCCGATGACGGCGCTGCGGTGAGGCGCGCGCTCACAATCGGCGTCGTCGGAATCGGCGACCGCATCGACAACGGCGACGCCGGCCAGCGAGAACGCCTCGCGCGGCGGGTCGACCGCTTCGCCTCCGCGCCCGACGGCGCGTTCGTCATCACGCTGGATGCTCGTGGCGACGTCTATCTCGGACGCCTCGCGGGCCCGTACGCGCGCGACGATTCGGCCGAGGCGCACGCTGTCGATCTTGTGCATGTGCGGCCGTGCGATTGGCGGTCGACACCGCTGGGCGATGACGAGCGGCCCGCCGCCGTCGTGCAGACCCTGCAGCGCGGTGGTCGAAACTGGCAGCGGGTGCGCGACGACGACGCAGGCGCGCACCTCTCGACCGTGTGGGCCGCGAGCGGGCGTCGCTAG
- a CDS encoding helix-turn-helix transcriptional regulator, producing the protein MSEKTATERTEQVHNRIAMLRVERGISRRQFSEQLGVHYQTVGYLERGEYSPSLHLALRIADYFDVPVEFIFSLEPFAPIGQQAARRP; encoded by the coding sequence GTGTCTGAGAAGACGGCGACCGAGCGCACCGAGCAGGTGCACAACCGGATCGCCATGCTTCGCGTCGAGCGCGGCATCAGCCGACGACAGTTTTCCGAACAACTCGGGGTGCACTACCAAACGGTGGGGTACCTGGAACGGGGTGAGTACAGCCCAAGCCTGCACCTCGCGCTGCGTATCGCCGACTACTTCGATGTCCCGGTTGAGTTCATCTTTTCTCTGGAACCCTTTGCGCCCATCGGCCAGCAAGCCGCGCGGAGACCGTGA
- the argG gene encoding argininosuccinate synthase — MSKVLTSLPVGERVGIAFSGGLDTSVAVAWMRDKGAVPCTYTGDLGQYDEPDIAAVPGRASEYGAEISRLVDAKAALVEEGLVALQCGAFHIRSGGKAYFNTTPLGRAVTGTMLVQAMKEDGVEIWGDGSTYKGNDIERFYRYGLLANPRLRIYKPWLDEAFVTELGGRKEMSEWLVAHGFPYRDSAEKAYSTDANIWGATHEAKTLEHLDVSLETVEPIMGVRFWDENVDIATEDVRIAFDAGRPVAINGVEYGDAVALVREANAIGGRHGLGMSDQIENRIIEAKSRGIYEAPGMALLHIAYERLLNGIHNEDTIANYHAEGRRLGRLMYEGRWLDPQSLMLRESIQRWVGSAVTGEVTLRLRRGDDYTILDTTGPTLSYAAEKLSMERVGDAAFGPTDRIGQLTMRNLDIADSRARLEQYAGQGLIGGPTAELVGRMTAGEAEAITAGTGDEPDLDALDAVGEGAAFDSGTD; from the coding sequence GTGTCCAAGGTCTTGACGTCCCTTCCCGTCGGCGAACGCGTCGGCATCGCCTTCTCCGGAGGTCTCGACACCTCCGTCGCCGTCGCGTGGATGCGCGACAAGGGCGCCGTGCCCTGCACCTACACGGGCGACCTCGGCCAGTACGACGAGCCGGACATCGCCGCGGTGCCGGGCCGAGCATCCGAATACGGCGCCGAAATCAGCCGCCTCGTGGATGCAAAGGCCGCGCTCGTCGAGGAGGGCCTCGTGGCGCTGCAGTGCGGGGCGTTCCACATTCGCTCGGGCGGCAAGGCCTACTTCAACACGACGCCGCTCGGCCGCGCCGTCACCGGCACCATGCTCGTGCAGGCGATGAAGGAGGACGGCGTCGAGATCTGGGGTGACGGCTCGACCTACAAGGGCAACGACATCGAGCGGTTCTACCGCTACGGCCTGCTCGCCAACCCCCGCCTGCGCATCTACAAGCCGTGGCTCGATGAGGCCTTCGTCACCGAGCTCGGCGGGCGAAAAGAGATGAGCGAGTGGCTCGTCGCGCACGGCTTCCCGTACCGCGACTCGGCTGAGAAGGCCTACTCGACCGACGCGAACATCTGGGGCGCCACGCACGAGGCGAAGACGCTCGAGCACCTCGATGTCTCGCTCGAGACCGTCGAGCCGATCATGGGCGTGCGCTTCTGGGACGAGAACGTCGACATCGCGACCGAGGATGTGCGCATCGCCTTCGACGCCGGACGCCCCGTGGCGATCAACGGCGTCGAGTACGGTGATGCGGTCGCCCTGGTGCGCGAGGCGAACGCGATCGGCGGCCGCCACGGCCTCGGCATGAGCGACCAGATCGAGAACCGCATAATCGAGGCCAAGAGCCGCGGCATCTACGAGGCCCCCGGCATGGCGCTGCTGCACATCGCGTACGAGCGGCTGCTCAACGGCATCCACAACGAAGACACCATCGCGAACTACCACGCCGAGGGGCGGCGCCTTGGCCGACTCATGTACGAGGGGCGCTGGCTCGACCCGCAGTCGCTGATGTTGCGCGAGTCGATTCAGCGCTGGGTCGGCTCGGCTGTGACCGGCGAGGTCACCCTGCGTCTGCGCCGCGGCGACGACTACACGATCCTCGACACGACCGGCCCGACCCTGTCGTACGCCGCCGAGAAGCTCTCGATGGAACGCGTCGGCGACGCCGCCTTCGGCCCCACCGACCGCATCGGCCAGCTCACCATGCGCAACCTCGACATCGCCGACTCGCGCGCCCGACTGGAGCAGTACGCCGGCCAGGGACTCATCGGTGGCCCCACCGCCGAGCTCGTCGGACGCATGACCGCCGGCGAGGCGGAGGCCATCACCGCCGGTACCGGAGACGAACCCGACCTCGACGCGCTGGACGCGGTCGGCGAGGGTGCGGCGTTCGACTCCGGCACCGACTGA
- a CDS encoding DEAD/DEAH box helicase, which yields MTPPETPDTTEADNADTLPKFSELGLSDAVMRALTDVGYETPSAIQAATIPTLLGGRDVVGLAQTGTGKTAAFALPILSRLDVSQRTPQALVLAPTRELALQVCEAFERYAAHLPGVSVLPVYGGQGYGVQLSALRRGVHVIVGTPGRIMDHLDKGTLDLSELKYLVLDEADEMLKMGFAEDVETILADTPDDKQVALFSATMPASIRRIAQQHLNDPEEISVKTKTTTSSTITQRYLVVSYQQKVDALTRILEVENFDGMIVFVRTKNETETLAEKLRARGYSAQAINGDVPQVQRERTVEQLKNAKLDILVATDVAARGLDVERISHVVNFDIPVDTESYVHRIGRTGRAGRTGDAISFVTPRERRLLDAIERATRQPLTQMHLPTIDDVNATRLTRFDDAISEALNKTELIDTFRGIIDHYVEHHDVPEADVAAALAVVAQGGTPLLLTEDDIRPPKMPRDDRSRDAGGRDGGRDARGDSERPPRRERRNGPPLAPYRIEVGRRHRVEPRQIVGALANEGGLSRDDFGAIDIKLDFSIVELPAEMSTATLKKLADTRISGRLIELKSDRGPRKKDRGGFRDRDDRAGRAGDSRASDARGSFSRDGDDRPARKPRQKRRDG from the coding sequence ATGACGCCTCCAGAGACGCCCGATACGACCGAGGCCGATAACGCCGACACCCTCCCGAAGTTCTCCGAACTCGGCCTGAGCGACGCCGTCATGCGCGCACTGACCGACGTCGGCTACGAAACCCCCTCCGCCATCCAGGCGGCGACGATTCCGACGCTGCTCGGTGGGCGTGACGTCGTCGGGCTCGCCCAAACCGGCACCGGCAAGACGGCCGCGTTCGCGTTGCCGATCCTGTCGCGCCTCGACGTGTCGCAGCGCACACCGCAGGCGCTCGTGCTCGCCCCCACCCGCGAGCTCGCTCTGCAGGTCTGTGAGGCGTTCGAGCGCTACGCCGCACACCTTCCCGGCGTGAGCGTTCTGCCCGTCTACGGCGGGCAGGGCTACGGCGTGCAGCTGTCGGCGCTGCGCCGCGGCGTGCACGTCATCGTCGGCACGCCCGGCCGCATCATGGACCACCTCGACAAGGGCACCCTCGACCTGTCTGAGCTGAAATACCTCGTGCTCGACGAGGCGGACGAGATGCTGAAGATGGGATTCGCCGAGGACGTCGAGACGATCCTCGCCGACACGCCCGACGACAAGCAGGTCGCCCTGTTCTCGGCGACCATGCCCGCCTCTATTCGCCGGATCGCGCAGCAGCACCTCAATGATCCCGAGGAAATCAGCGTCAAGACCAAGACGACCACCTCGTCGACGATCACGCAGCGCTACCTCGTCGTGTCGTACCAGCAGAAGGTCGACGCCCTCACGCGCATCCTCGAGGTCGAGAACTTCGACGGCATGATCGTGTTCGTTCGCACCAAGAACGAAACCGAGACGCTGGCCGAGAAGCTGCGCGCCCGCGGATACTCCGCCCAGGCGATCAACGGCGACGTGCCGCAGGTGCAGCGCGAACGCACGGTCGAGCAGCTGAAGAACGCGAAGCTCGACATCCTCGTCGCTACCGACGTCGCCGCCCGCGGACTCGACGTCGAGCGCATCAGCCACGTCGTCAACTTCGACATCCCCGTCGACACCGAGAGCTACGTGCACCGCATCGGCCGCACGGGCCGCGCCGGCCGTACGGGCGACGCAATCAGCTTCGTCACTCCGCGCGAGCGCCGCCTCCTCGACGCGATCGAACGCGCCACCCGCCAGCCGCTCACACAGATGCACCTGCCGACGATCGATGACGTCAACGCCACGCGACTCACCCGTTTCGACGACGCCATCAGCGAGGCACTCAACAAAACCGAGCTCATTGACACCTTCCGCGGCATCATCGACCACTATGTCGAGCACCACGACGTGCCCGAGGCCGACGTCGCCGCCGCGCTCGCGGTCGTCGCGCAGGGCGGTACTCCCCTGCTGCTCACGGAGGACGACATCCGCCCGCCGAAGATGCCGCGCGACGATCGCTCGCGGGATGCCGGCGGCCGAGATGGCGGCCGGGATGCTCGCGGCGACTCAGAGCGCCCGCCGCGTCGCGAACGCCGTAACGGTCCGCCGCTCGCGCCGTACCGCATCGAGGTTGGCCGCCGTCACCGCGTTGAGCCGCGCCAGATCGTGGGCGCACTCGCCAACGAGGGTGGTCTCTCGCGCGACGACTTCGGCGCGATCGACATCAAGCTCGACTTCTCGATCGTCGAACTGCCCGCTGAGATGTCGACCGCCACGCTCAAGAAGCTCGCCGACACCCGCATCAGCGGGCGCCTCATCGAGTTGAAGAGCGACCGCGGCCCGCGCAAGAAGGACCGCGGCGGGTTCCGCGACCGCGATGACCGCGCAGGTCGCGCTGGCGACTCGCGCGCCAGCGACGCGCGCGGCAGCTTCTCCCGCGACGGTGACGACCGCCCGGCCCGCAAGCCCCGCCAGAAGCGCCGCGACGGCTAG
- the rlmN gene encoding 23S rRNA (adenine(2503)-C(2))-methyltransferase RlmN: MASSGGIRNNGETRQVRPQAEGWQQKLDSDGRPLLQFASPKRGKPPVHWADLDQDARIQAVTDRGLPAFRAKQLSTHYFTHYSVDAATMTDLPAAGRDELVGELMPPLLTEVRRLATDNGDTIKFLWKLHDGALVESVLMRYPGRITLCVSSQAGCGMNCPFCATGQAGLTRNMSAAEIVDQVVAANRALARGELGGRKKGDETPDRVSNIVFMGMGEPLANYARLMGSIRTMVAPQPHGLGMSARNITVSTVGLVPAIRKLADEQIPVTFALSLHAPDDQLRDELIPVNSRWKVDEALDAAREYFDKTGRRVSIEYALIKDMNDHAWRADLLAQKLLERGRGWVHVNPIPLNPTPGSIWTASETAVQNEFVRRLNDAGIPTTLRDTRGKEIDGACGQLAAADA; encoded by the coding sequence ATGGCTTCTTCGGGCGGCATCCGCAACAACGGCGAGACCCGTCAGGTACGCCCGCAGGCGGAGGGCTGGCAGCAGAAGCTCGACTCCGACGGTCGACCGCTGCTGCAATTCGCCTCCCCGAAGCGGGGTAAGCCGCCCGTGCACTGGGCGGATCTCGACCAGGATGCGCGCATCCAAGCGGTCACGGATCGCGGCCTTCCCGCCTTCCGCGCGAAGCAGCTGTCGACCCACTACTTCACGCACTACTCGGTCGACGCGGCGACGATGACGGACCTCCCGGCCGCGGGCCGCGACGAGCTCGTCGGCGAGCTGATGCCGCCGCTGCTCACCGAGGTGCGCAGGCTCGCGACCGACAACGGCGACACCATCAAGTTCCTGTGGAAGCTGCACGACGGGGCGCTGGTCGAGTCGGTGCTCATGCGCTACCCCGGTCGCATCACTCTCTGTGTGTCGAGCCAGGCCGGCTGCGGCATGAATTGCCCGTTCTGCGCGACCGGCCAGGCGGGGCTGACCCGCAACATGTCGGCGGCCGAGATCGTCGACCAGGTGGTCGCCGCGAACCGCGCGCTCGCCCGCGGCGAGCTGGGCGGCCGCAAGAAAGGCGACGAGACACCCGACCGCGTCAGCAACATCGTCTTCATGGGCATGGGCGAGCCGCTCGCGAACTACGCCCGCCTGATGGGGTCAATACGCACGATGGTCGCGCCGCAGCCGCACGGGCTCGGCATGAGCGCGCGCAACATCACCGTGTCGACGGTGGGGCTGGTTCCGGCGATTCGCAAGCTCGCCGACGAGCAGATTCCCGTCACCTTCGCCCTCAGCCTGCACGCCCCCGACGACCAGCTGCGCGACGAGCTGATTCCGGTCAACTCGCGCTGGAAGGTCGACGAGGCCCTGGATGCGGCTCGCGAGTACTTCGACAAGACCGGCCGCCGAGTCTCGATCGAGTACGCGCTCATCAAGGACATGAACGACCACGCCTGGCGTGCCGACCTCCTCGCCCAGAAGCTGCTCGAGCGCGGCCGCGGCTGGGTGCATGTCAACCCGATCCCGCTGAACCCGACCCCCGGCTCCATCTGGACCGCGTCGGAGACGGCCGTGCAGAACGAGTTCGTGCGCCGACTCAACGACGCCGGCATTCCGACGACGCTGCGCGACACGCGCGGTAAGGAAATCGACGGTGCCTGCGGCCAGCTCGCCGCCGCCGACGCGTAA
- a CDS encoding FAD-dependent oxidoreductase, whose protein sequence is MTALGPPVSLWQTTSASFVAAREPLPDRAEVAVVGGGLAGVATALLLARAGVDVVLLEADRIGSRTTGNTTAKVSALQGSVYGAIRRHNGDDAVRDYAAATLDARAWLLDELSGAAEGTLEERPAVSYATTDEGIDALTEEADALAVAGITAEWCTPGSIELPVEVRGALRLDGQHQIHPLGALHAMARRAQAAGAVLVEKARVRDVTTARDGVMLHLDDRELRADRVVLATGLPILDRGLFFTHLVPTRQYVGAFRVPGGAPEMPMSLSVDPVERSLRDARGSDGARLVVVGGNSFTTGRDEDTQHRLTDLVDWAGAHFPGAKMQTWWAAQDYQPEHHVPFAGLVPRTSDRVFAATGFAKWGMTGAMLAARIIAAELTTTSMPWAQTFHGRRGSVRTLAAIAGANAAVAKEMMSGWARPTPTADSAPPVERDGLVPVAPAADTGCSLRTVCTHLGGVLRWNTAEGSWDCPLHGSRFDADGRVIEGPATRDLARE, encoded by the coding sequence GTGACGGCGCTCGGCCCACCGGTGTCGCTCTGGCAGACGACATCGGCGTCGTTTGTCGCGGCCCGCGAGCCCCTGCCCGACCGCGCCGAAGTGGCCGTCGTCGGCGGTGGCCTGGCCGGCGTTGCGACCGCCCTCCTGCTCGCCCGTGCGGGTGTCGATGTCGTACTGCTCGAGGCGGACCGCATCGGCAGCCGCACTACGGGAAACACGACGGCAAAGGTGAGCGCGCTGCAGGGCTCGGTCTACGGCGCGATCCGTCGGCACAATGGCGACGACGCGGTGCGCGACTACGCCGCCGCCACCCTGGATGCTCGTGCCTGGCTTCTCGACGAACTGTCCGGTGCCGCCGAGGGCACGCTCGAGGAGCGCCCCGCCGTGAGTTACGCGACGACGGACGAGGGCATCGACGCACTGACGGAGGAGGCCGACGCGCTCGCGGTCGCGGGCATCACGGCCGAGTGGTGCACTCCCGGCTCCATCGAGCTGCCCGTCGAGGTGCGCGGTGCGCTGCGACTCGACGGGCAGCACCAGATTCACCCTCTTGGCGCACTGCACGCCATGGCCCGACGAGCCCAGGCAGCCGGCGCCGTGCTGGTCGAGAAGGCTCGCGTCCGCGATGTGACGACGGCGCGTGACGGCGTGATGCTGCACCTCGACGATCGTGAGTTGCGCGCCGACCGTGTGGTTCTGGCGACCGGGCTGCCGATCCTTGACCGAGGACTGTTCTTCACCCACCTGGTTCCGACTCGGCAGTATGTGGGCGCCTTCCGTGTGCCGGGCGGCGCACCGGAGATGCCGATGAGCCTGTCGGTTGACCCGGTCGAGCGCTCCCTACGGGATGCGCGGGGCTCCGACGGCGCGCGACTGGTCGTGGTCGGCGGCAACAGTTTCACGACGGGTCGGGACGAGGACACACAGCACCGCCTTACCGACCTGGTCGACTGGGCCGGCGCACACTTTCCGGGCGCGAAAATGCAGACCTGGTGGGCCGCGCAGGATTATCAGCCCGAGCATCACGTGCCGTTCGCGGGGCTCGTTCCCCGCACCTCGGACCGTGTCTTCGCCGCGACCGGCTTCGCCAAGTGGGGCATGACCGGCGCGATGCTGGCCGCACGCATCATCGCTGCCGAACTGACGACAACGTCAATGCCCTGGGCGCAGACGTTCCACGGGCGGCGCGGTTCGGTACGCACGCTGGCCGCGATCGCCGGGGCGAACGCCGCAGTCGCGAAGGAGATGATGTCTGGCTGGGCGCGCCCGACCCCGACCGCGGACTCCGCTCCTCCGGTCGAACGCGATGGATTGGTGCCGGTGGCACCCGCCGCCGACACCGGTTGCTCCCTGCGCACGGTGTGCACGCACCTCGGCGGAGTGTTGCGCTGGAACACCGCCGAGGGGTCGTGGGATTGCCCGCTCCACGGTTCGCGCTTCGATGCGGACGGCCGCGTTATCGAGGGACCAGCGACTCGCGACCTCGCCCGCGAGTAG
- a CDS encoding ABC transporter permease, which produces MTITSGAVRAGAMRGWVEFRNSLQTPTDVIYYVIGAAGFSAAVWFFRDDVIPELGISTAAVIFPSVLALMTLFVGAYGLATLVSTEREDGTLLRLAMQPAGTFTYAWGQTVRTLLELAFTFGMFTILASILVPDLWARGIGGASIAVGFLLLGVLACLPLGFVVGSLFNNPRSVGGWGFLVTGAIVAASGVFLPLSELPTWVQIAGQVLPLYWLGLGLRSALLPADFAVVELGESWRTLESIGMLGLWAAIGLVLAPILLQRVARRESLATRREKAMQRV; this is translated from the coding sequence ATGACAATCACGAGCGGCGCGGTTCGCGCGGGAGCGATGCGCGGGTGGGTGGAGTTTCGCAACAGCCTCCAGACGCCTACGGACGTCATCTACTACGTCATCGGCGCGGCAGGCTTCTCGGCCGCCGTGTGGTTTTTCCGCGACGACGTGATCCCCGAGCTCGGCATCTCCACGGCTGCCGTCATCTTTCCCAGCGTGCTCGCCCTCATGACCCTGTTTGTCGGCGCCTACGGACTCGCAACTCTCGTGTCAACCGAGCGTGAAGACGGCACCCTCTTGCGGCTCGCGATGCAGCCCGCAGGGACATTCACATACGCGTGGGGGCAAACCGTCCGCACCTTGCTCGAGTTGGCGTTCACATTCGGGATGTTCACGATCCTGGCCAGCATCCTCGTTCCCGACCTCTGGGCTCGCGGAATCGGAGGCGCGTCGATAGCCGTAGGCTTTCTCCTGCTCGGCGTCCTCGCGTGTCTGCCCCTCGGATTCGTCGTCGGGTCCCTGTTCAATAACCCGCGGTCGGTGGGTGGGTGGGGCTTCCTCGTGACGGGGGCGATCGTCGCCGCCTCGGGCGTCTTCCTCCCCCTGAGTGAGTTGCCGACGTGGGTGCAGATCGCCGGTCAAGTCCTCCCCCTGTACTGGCTTGGGCTCGGACTGCGCAGCGCCCTCCTCCCCGCGGATTTCGCGGTGGTCGAGCTCGGTGAGAGTTGGCGCACGCTGGAATCGATCGGGATGCTCGGGCTCTGGGCTGCCATCGGCCTCGTGCTTGCCCCGATTCTCCTGCAACGAGTGGCACGCAGAGAGTCGCTGGCAACGCGACGCGAGAAGGCGATGCAGCGTGTCTGA
- a CDS encoding ATP-dependent DNA ligase, which produces MGRFVYGGSDSSAFTIDDRTLAHLELAIGTKFRRGEAFLLTLRGRELPAGKGYREFWMHPAVWMHFHIDRPEAARPLNPAWVAAMVAAASTDRGLSLVREP; this is translated from the coding sequence ATGGGCCGCTTCGTCTACGGCGGTTCAGACTCGAGCGCGTTCACGATCGACGACCGCACGCTCGCTCATCTCGAGCTGGCGATCGGCACGAAGTTTCGCCGCGGTGAGGCGTTCCTTCTGACGTTGCGCGGGCGCGAGCTGCCGGCAGGGAAGGGCTACCGCGAGTTTTGGATGCACCCGGCCGTGTGGATGCACTTTCACATCGACCGCCCGGAGGCTGCACGCCCGCTGAACCCGGCGTGGGTCGCGGCGATGGTGGCCGCCGCGTCGACGGACCGCGGCCTCAGCCTGGTGCGCGAACCGTGA
- a CDS encoding ABC transporter ATP-binding protein, with the protein MTRDIVVRARGVAMSYGAKRVLDSIDLDIHRGEVIALLGANGAGKTTTIEILEGVRSPTAGTVEVLGTDPVRAGVEHRARVGVVLQSWRDHGRWRVREFLHHFFVLHSPFRKHDSWAVDDLLERVGLTDKARARIMSLSGGQRRRLDVAVGLMGNPELLFLDEPTAGFDPHARREFHELMHELVDARATTILLTTHDLAEAERLADRILILHNGRIAANGSADALAREVAGTTEVRWTARGERFVHSTESATRFVRDLLARDPDVDDLEVRRTTLEDTYLAMVAQHEAADAETNGERA; encoded by the coding sequence ATGACACGAGACATCGTCGTCCGCGCCCGCGGTGTGGCCATGAGCTACGGCGCAAAACGCGTACTCGACAGCATCGATCTCGACATTCATCGGGGCGAGGTCATCGCGCTCCTGGGCGCCAACGGCGCAGGAAAGACCACGACGATTGAGATACTGGAGGGCGTCCGCTCGCCCACCGCGGGAACAGTAGAGGTGCTCGGAACCGACCCCGTTCGCGCCGGTGTTGAGCACCGAGCCCGAGTCGGAGTTGTCCTGCAGTCGTGGCGAGATCACGGGCGGTGGCGCGTGCGCGAGTTCCTGCACCACTTCTTCGTCCTGCATTCCCCATTTCGCAAACATGACAGCTGGGCGGTTGACGACCTGCTGGAACGGGTCGGTCTCACCGACAAGGCGCGGGCTCGCATCATGTCGCTTTCCGGCGGGCAGCGTCGCCGACTCGACGTGGCGGTGGGGCTGATGGGCAACCCGGAACTACTCTTCCTCGACGAACCCACGGCGGGTTTCGATCCACACGCGCGACGGGAATTCCACGAACTCATGCACGAGTTGGTGGACGCCCGCGCGACCACCATCCTGCTCACCACTCACGACCTCGCCGAGGCGGAGCGCCTCGCCGACCGCATCCTCATTCTGCATAACGGTCGCATCGCCGCGAACGGCAGCGCCGACGCCCTTGCCCGAGAAGTCGCGGGCACCACGGAAGTGCGGTGGACCGCCCGAGGTGAGCGTTTCGTGCACTCGACCGAATCGGCTACGAGGTTTGTGCGAGACCTACTCGCCCGCGACCCCGACGTCGACGACCTCGAGGTTCGCCGAACCACCCTGGAGGACACCTACCTGGCCATGGTTGCCCAGCACGAGGCGGCCGACGCCGAGACGAACGGAGAGCGAGCATGA
- a CDS encoding CinA family protein, which translates to MISADSVPAPTSASRIADQIGRFARDHSLVIACAESLTSGAIASTLGAAPHASDWFAGGVVAYRPESKFRALGVGVGPVVTETCARQMAWGVRRLLGADAAVAVTGVGGPGGAEGLPAGTVVIGVHARGIGTAQTHVFTGTPSEIVDQAVERALVALMARLRAH; encoded by the coding sequence GTGATTTCTGCCGACTCTGTTCCCGCTCCCACTTCCGCGTCACGAATCGCTGACCAGATCGGGCGTTTCGCGCGCGACCACTCGCTCGTCATTGCCTGCGCTGAGTCGCTCACGAGCGGCGCAATCGCATCGACGTTGGGCGCGGCTCCCCACGCGAGCGATTGGTTCGCAGGGGGTGTGGTGGCGTACCGCCCCGAGTCAAAATTTCGAGCTCTGGGGGTCGGTGTTGGTCCCGTGGTCACAGAAACCTGCGCCCGCCAAATGGCGTGGGGCGTGCGGCGGCTCCTCGGTGCTGATGCGGCAGTCGCCGTGACCGGCGTTGGCGGTCCCGGTGGAGCGGAGGGCCTACCGGCGGGCACGGTTGTCATCGGTGTGCACGCGCGAGGCATCGGAACGGCGCAGACGCACGTGTTCACCGGCACACCGTCGGAGATTGTCGACCAGGCTGTCGAACGAGCACTTGTGGCTCTCATGGCGCGCCTCCGCGCACACTGA
- a CDS encoding ATP-dependent DNA ligase — MGKFIYGVPPATVDIDDRVLAHLRMVMVTKLRRSEPFMFEFDLPPAEGSGRRSFWVHPAVPMQFHFYGSREPRLNRAWIEELIREASGPMGLRLVPEPEDTRSDAPATRGRGRESLVPR, encoded by the coding sequence ATGGGTAAGTTCATCTACGGAGTACCTCCGGCAACGGTCGACATCGACGACCGCGTGCTGGCGCACCTGCGCATGGTCATGGTGACCAAGCTCAGGCGCTCCGAGCCCTTCATGTTCGAGTTCGACCTGCCGCCCGCGGAAGGCAGCGGTCGACGGAGCTTCTGGGTACACCCCGCTGTGCCCATGCAGTTCCACTTTTACGGCAGCCGCGAGCCGCGTCTCAACCGAGCGTGGATCGAGGAACTCATTCGTGAGGCGAGCGGTCCGATGGGCCTGCGACTCGTGCCGGAGCCCGAGGACACGCGCTCCGATGCCCCCGCTACTCGCGGGCGAGGTCGCGAGTCGCTGGTCCCTCGATAA